DNA from Arthrobacter sp. StoSoilB19:
CACCTGCGTTTGAAAAGGAAGGCAAACCAGGTGTTCTGGCTCTGGCAACACGCCTGCAAATGGTGGAGCTAAGGAGATTCGAACTCCTGACCTCTTCGATGCGAACGAAGCGCTCTACCAACTGAGCTATAGCCCCGGAATGGGCCGCAACCTGCAAGGCGTTCCAGGATGGTGCGGAACCGGTGTCCCTAGGCTACAAATTTTCCCGGCCCAACGCCAATTGACGCTCCGGCCGGCCGCGGGACCCCAAGGCGCCCCGCCCAAACTTTACGCGCGCCGGCGCTGAAGAACGTCGTCGAGGTTGCTCAGCGCGCTCTGCGCCTTGGTCAACTGCTGATCGGCCACCTGCTGTGCTTCCGCGGACTCCGCTGCCTGCACCCCGGCAGCGCCCTGCTTCAGGGACGGCTTGCCAACTGCCTTGGGCGCCTCAGGAAGTTCAAGAGGCTGCGGCTCCGGGCGCTTTGCCTTGGCTGCGTCCACGTAAACGGGCTTGGGGACTTCCACCGGCTCCCAAGGGGTTCCCGCCGGAGTGGCCGGGGCCGCCTCTGCAGCACTGGTATCGCCGGCAGCCACCGCGACGGCGAGGGCTGCTTCACGAAGCTCAACTGCCGTGAGCCGCTTGATCCCGGCCTGGCCTGCCTCGGCATCGAAAAGCGGGCTGTCCGGCCGCGCGGGGGCGGCCTCAGGTTTTGGGGGAATCGCGTCGGCCGTCTCCGGGCGGCGTGCAGGCGCACTCATGGCCGAGCGGAACGCAGCATTGACCTTTGCCTTGCGGTCGCGGACGGCGAGCATACGCAGCAGCGCCACCGACCCGAGAGTCAGCACCGTGCACAGGATCGGAAGGGCAGGCGAACCGATGCCAAAGGCAGCCAGGATCCCGGAAATGAATGCAGTGACAAGGGAGAGCAGCCCCATCAGGGCCAGCGCGGTCCGGCCGTAGCGGATGCGGAGCCGGGCCGGAGGGGGGGTGCTGGCAGCGCCGGCACCGGGTGACGGACTCTTCCTGGGTTCCATGGCTTTCTCCTGCTGGGCGGCGACGTTCAAGACCAGGCCGGCGTGCGGATCCGGCCCCTCATCGGCGGGGGCGTCTGCCAGGAAGTCGACGGCAGGCTGGAACTGGTGCCGGCGGTTCCGGAGGACGTAAGGGGCAACCCATACAATCCAGAGCGCGACGGCAACCACGAGGATCACTGAGCTGCTAAGGGGGAAGTCCACACTCAAAACCGTATGAGCATCATGCCTGCTCAGGCCGCATTAGCCCCGGTGTGTCGTGCCCCCTCTGGCAAACCGTTGGATTTATGACCGGCGCGAGGCCAGCCAGGGGCCCAGCAGGCCCTCCGGGACTTCTTCCGCGGTGAGGGCGAAGGAACGGTGGTCGGCCCATTTGCCGTTGATGTGCAGGAAACGGGGCCGGTACCCCTCGTCCCGGAATCCCAGCTTTTCCACCACCCGCAGGCTGGGTCCGTTCTCGGGCCGGATATTGATTTCCATCCGGTGCAGGCCGAGGGTCCTGAAGCAGTGGTCCGTCACCAACGCCACGGAGGTGGGGGCGATCCCCCGTCCAGCCCGTGCCTGGTCAACCCAGTAGCCAAGGGTTGCCATCATGGCCGAACCCCACACGATTGACGACACGGTCAACTGGCCCACGATGGCGGGGCTGCTGAGGCCCGGCCTCCACTCGGTAATAAGGAAGGGCAAAGCTGTGGCCTGCGCGGCCTGCACTTTGAGCGACCGGACCATGTGCCGGTAATCGGGCAGCCCACCGCCCGGATCCGGATTGGAGGCCTCCCACGGCTGCAGCCACTCACTGTTGCGCGAGCGCACCTCCATCCATTCATTCTTGTCGCGGTACCGGATGGGCCGCAGGACCAAGTCGCCGCACTCCAGGGTGACCGGCCAGATGGGACCACTGCGCATGGCGCTAGCGGGAAAGGTCCGAGGTGAAACCTGGCAGCCATTCCCGCAGGCCCGGGCCCAGGTCGTCGCTGTCGATGGCGAGCTGGATGCAGGCCTTGAGGTAGCTGAGTTTGTCGCCGGTGTCGTAGCGCCGGCCCCGGAACACGACCCCGTACACCCCGTGCCCTTCACCATCACCGGAGGCAAGTTCCTGGAGGGCATCCGTCAACTGGATTTCCCCGCCCCGGCCCGGTTCGGTGTGTTCAAGGACGCCGAACACGGCGGGGTGCAGGACATAACGCCCGATCAGGGCCAGGTTGGAGGGCGCTTCCTCGGGTGACGGCTTTTCCACCAGCCGGTTGACGCGGACGTAGTCTTCGCCGTCGATGTCCTGGATGTCCGCACAGCCGTAGGCGCTGATCTCCGACGGCTCCACTTCAATCAGGGCGACGACGGACCCACCGGTTTTGGCCTGGACGTCAATCATCGTGCTGAGCAGTTCGTCGCGGGCGTCAATCAGGTCATCTCCCAGCAGGACAGCGAAGGCTTCGTCACCCACGTGCTGTTTTGCGCGGAGCACCGCATGGCCCAGGCCGTGGGGGTCGCCCTGCCGGACGTAGTGGATGTCACCCAACTGGCTGGCCGCCTGGATGGACGCCAGCTTCTCCGTGTCCCCTTTGTCCTCGAGCGTTGACTCAAGGGACGGCACGCGGTCGAAGTGGTCTTCCAGGGCCCGCTTGTTGCGGCCCGTAATCATCAGGATGTCGTGGAGGCCCACGTGGACGGCTTCCTCCACCACATACTGGATGGCAGGCTTGTCCACGACGGGGAGCATTTCCTTGGGCATCGCCTTGGTGGCTGGCAGGAACCTGGTGCCCAGGCCCGCGGCGGGAATGACGGCTTTGCGGACTCTGGGGTTACTGGTGTTCACCGGTCTAATCTAACGTCAGCGTCAAGCATTTCAGTAACCACCGGAGCGGCAAGCCCGTGCCGGTGCGGGAAGAACCTCCCAATACGGGGCATTGCAGGAAGGACACCATGCTGCAGGAGACCAACGCAGTCAAGGACGGCATCAGGGCCGCCCACCGCCGGCGGCGGGCAGCGCTGACGCCGGCGCAGCTCGAAGCTGCCGGCGCGGCCCTGGCCGTCCATGGGGAAGCATGGGCGGGGACGGTCACAGGGAAGCACGCCTCGGTAGCCTGCGTGTACCTTGGCGTGGGACACGAACCGCCCACCCTGCCCCTGATCAACGCCCTGCATCGCAGCGGCCATCAGGTACTGCTTCCGGTGTGCGAGGAAGGCCGGGAATTGAGCTGGGTGTTCTGGACGCCGGAGACCAGCTTCGAGCGCAGCAAATATGCACCAATACTGGAGCCCACGGGGCACCGTCACGGGCCGGAAACGGCCGGTGGCGCAGCGGTGCTCTTTATTCCGGCCACCGCAGTGGACCTCGCCGGCAACAGGATCGGGCAGGGCGGAGGCTACTACGACAAATTCCTGGGGCACCTGGCTACGGCAGGGAAGGAAATTCCCTTGGCCGCTGTTATCTACGATGACGAATTGCTGCCCGCCGGCCGGATACCGGCCGAGAAGTTCGACCGACCGGTCCCGGCCGTCCTGGCCCCGTCCGGATACCGGCCATTGGCGGGCAACGCCTAAGCCCGTCCATTCGGGCACAGTGATAGAATTAGCACTCAGGCCCTGCGACTGCTAACGGTTTACCCGGTGGCAGCACGGGACCTCTCGTTTGCCCAAGAGGAGGAGCACCAGTGCCAACATATGCTTACGCCTGCAAGGATTGCGGCCACGCCTTCGACATTGTCCAGTCGTTCTCGGACAGCAGCCTGACGTCCTGCCCGGAATGCGAGGGCACGTTGCGCAAGAAGTTCAACAGCGTCGGTGTCGTCTTCAAGGGCTCGGGTTTCTACCGCACGGATTCCCGCGATTCCAAGGGCAGCTCCGTCTCCCCCGCACCCGCAGCGACGCCCGCTGCCACCCCCGCCGCGTCGGCGCCGGCAGCAGCTGCCGCCAGCTAAGCAGCCCAGGACTTTACGACGGCGGCCGGACGCTCCCTGCGTCCGGCCGCCTTTGTCCACATAGCCGCCGTCCGGGCTCCCGTGCCGCTTTGGCGTCACCTAGCGTGGGCGCATGCCAGTACTCTTCCGACGTCGCCGCGACGGTCTCCGGTTCCCCGGCCATGTCCATGCTGCAGGTGCCCGTAACATCCCCCGCCGCCCCGGACGGCGTCCCCTGCACTCGCGGTTTGCCGGCTGGCTAAGCCGCAACCGACGCCTCGTAGCGGCCCTGCTCTTGTGCGCAGCTGCAGCAATCGCTGTACAGCAACTCACTCCCGCCCCGCTCACCACCGTCACGGCGCTGTCCGCTGCCCGGGACCTGCCCGCGGGAACAACGGTAACGGCAGCAGACCTGGCCCAGGTCCAGGTGCCGCCCGGGATGGTGACCGACGGCTTCCTCCGGGATGGATCCGCAACCGCAGGCAAGCAGCTCGCAGCGCCGCTGCGGAAGGGCCAGCTCCTCACCGACGCCCAGCTGCTGGGCCCCGGGCTCCTGGCAGGGACGCCCCCCGGTTCGGCCGCGGTTCCCCTGCAGATGGCGGATGCCTCATCCATCCAGCTGGTCTCCCCCGGCCAGCTGGTCAACATTGTGCTGACATCAGCCAACGGGTTCGACCAGAAGGGTCCCTCTGAGGTCCTGGCGTCTGCCGTCCCGGTGCTGTGGACCTCGAACAACGGCGGCCAAGGGGGTCAATGGCTCGGCACCACCGAGACCGATGGACTGATCGTGGTGGCAGCCACCGCCGAACAATCACTGCGCCTGGCCGGCGCCTCCACCCAGGGCAGGCTGTTCTTCGTCCTGGTCGGGCCGCCCTGACCTCAAGCGTGGCCCGGATGATGTGGGTCAGCCCCAGTGCGGCGGTTTCTGTTCCTTCAACCAGGTATCGTGATCGTCCTCCCGGTCACCCCAGCTGCGGGCGTCGTCTTCCGCCGCCTTGCTCGGGAGGATCTCGTCGGTGCCCCCCGCTGCCGGCCGCGCCCCCGGAGAAGGCACCGGCGCTGCGGAATCCGCGGGAGCGGCACCGCGGTCAGTTCCGGCTGCGGCCCCGCTCCTGTTCGCGCCGCCGTTCTTGTCCAGGTCGTCGTTCCTGTTCGAGCCGCCGTTCTTATCCAGGTCGTCGTTCCTGTTCAGGTCGTTCGTGTTCCGGGTGTTGTTCTCGTTCTGGCGCATGTCTTCCTCGGGCCTGTCTTTCCCAGGCCGGTCTTCTCTCGTCGTGGCACCCGCTTCCCTTGTCCCCTGGGCGCGCCGGCCTTGGCTGACAGCCTCGGAAGGCAGGTAGGAAACACCGGCAGCAGGCGCCCCATCAATTCCGTGAAGTGCGTGGTTGAAGTCATCGTCCAGGAATCCTGTGCTGGACGCGGTCCGGCCCGGAAGCACCATCTTCTCAAGACCCAGGTAACCGGCGATGCGGTCCGCGCAGGACGAGGGGTCCGTGAAGACCTCGATGGTCCACAGCGGCATGTACCGCCATCCCAGGCGTTCCAGCAGTTGCGGCCGCAGCCTGCTGCGCTCACGCACGCTCATGGTGCGGTACTGGGCCGTGCCGTCGGATTCGATGGCCACGGGCCGCGGGAGGTCGGGGTCGTCCTGGCCCATGGTGTTCAGGGGATCCGCCGCGGCAACCACGTCGATGGCGCCGTCGTACTGGTGCCAGACCCTGGCGCCACGGGCCCGCAACCGGTCCCCCAGGTCCGCTACCAGCGGGTCCGCTCCCAGCGCCTGCTCGCTGGCCGCGGCACGGGACGCGGGAGTCCCGAGATCGGTGTTGCCGGAAATTTCCCGGTCCAGCAGCGTATAGAGATCCACCGCCCCGTGGGTGAGCCTGGTGCGGTCCAGGTCCTCCGGCCGGAAGCAGGTGAGCACGTGCATGGAACGGCGCGCCCGGGTCATGGCCAGGGCAAACTTCTCCCGGCCGCCCTCCGCGGAGAGCGGCCCGAAGTTGTGCAGGGCGCGGCCGTGCGGGGTCCGCCCGAATCCGGGCGAGAAAATGACGTGGTCGCGGACCAGGCCCTGGGCGCGTTCAAGGTCAACTACCCGGAAAGATTCCGGCCCGGCGCCGAAGAAGCCGGCCAGGCCCGGCTGGTTGGACAGCTGGAGCCTGATGGATTCACCAATCCTGGCGGCGTGCCGCAGGCTTGCGGTAACCACTGCCAGCGACGTTCGCGGGCGCAGGCGGGCGTGTTCGAAGACGAGCTCCACCACGCGGTTGACCTCGGCCACCACGGACTCCACGCCTTCGTCGCCGGCACTGGGCAGGCCCGTGCCGTCCGGCAGGTATTCCACCAGCAGCGACCGGTCCAGCCCCGTGGCCGACTGGCCTTCCGGCAGCCGGCGCAGGCCGCCGTCGTAAAAGTTCTTGCTCAGCTGAAGGACCAGGTCCTCGTCCACCGCCCGGTACACCACGTTGAGCCGCCACACCGGAAGCACGGCAGACAATGCCGTGAAGGCACTTTCCACCCGGTGGTGGGCCGACTCGCCGGGCGCCAGCCGTTCCACCCCGACGGTGAAGGTCCGCGGCGTGGCAATGCGCGAGTCGCCAAAGGCAATCACCTGCCGTGCACGGGCGATTGCCGGCAGGACAGCCTGAAGCGAGGTGGCTTCCGCATCGAGGATTACGACGGCGTCGAAGTGCTGTTCCGCCGGAAGCAGGCCCGTCATCAGGTACGGGCTGACAGACCAGACGGGAACCAGGGTGCCGATCAGGTCCGGAGCCTGTGCGGTAAGGGCCGGCAGGGAGACCCGGCCGTCCTTGAGCAGGCTCCGCAGCAGGTCGGCCTGGCGGGGCTGGGCAGCGATGGCTGTGCGCCACCGTTCCGCCAGGTCCCACCGCAGGCGGGCGGCGCCGCTGGCAACGTGGGCGTTGTCCGCCAGCCGGTACTCTGCCTCAAGCTGGCGCAGCGCGTCGCCGTCGGACATGGCCAAGTAGTCGTCACCGCTGATCATTGCCTCAAGCGCGGACTGCCACCAGGCCAGCTCCAGCTCGGCGGCAACGGATCCCTCCGGGACTTCCCGCTCGGCGAGGTCGGCCAGGAGCTCGCCCAGGCCGTGTTCGCGCATGTTCTCGACCAGGAGGGTGCGCTCGGGCAGGGTCTTAAGCGTGTCGGTGTCCGCCACCAGGCGCTCCAGGCGTTCCATCAGCCGCGCGTAGGGAACGGTGGACAGCGAGCCGCCGCCTTCCGTGTGCCGCAGCGCCTCACCCAGCTGTGCCAGTTCGCCGTCCAGGGACCGGTACATGGCAATCATTTCGGCCAGGCCGGAAGGTACGGCGGGGTGCCGCTGCGTGGTGGCGTAGCCCGCCCACAGGGCGCGCTGCTCCTGCACCAGCACCAGGGATGAGTGCAGGTCTGCGATGTGGACGCCCGGGCGCACGTATTCCTTGGCGACCCGGCGCAGCCTTGAGCGCTGCATGGCAGTCAGCTCGATGCCGCGCTCTCGCCGCCAGGCGGACGGCGCGGTGGCGGAAATTAGGTCCGTCACGGGCCGGTCAAAGATGTCCGGGGTGAACTTGTCCAGGCTTCCGCGGACGGCGACCAGCAGTTCCAGCTGCTCGCCCCACTCGGCGAATGATTCGCCCAGGCGGATTTCGGCGTGCTCCGCAACGGCGTCCATGCGGTCGCGGAGGAGGGGAAGGCTCTTGGCGACGGAGCGGACCAGGTCCTGGGCTTCCTCCGTTTCCTTGCGGGTCAGCAGCCGGGCCCCGTGCCAGGGGCTGGTGGTGGCCGCCTTACTGAAGCTGCCCAGTTCCGCGGCGCGCCTGAGCCTGCCGGCCAGCTCCTCGCGGTCCCGGATGCTGTCCAGGACGCTGCGCTTGAGCCGGACGGTGGTGGCCGGCGCGGGGTGGATGGAGGTGAGCTCCGCGAGTGACTGCATGGCCTGGTAGGGCGAGCAGCCCCAACGCTCGCGGACGTTGTGGAGCGACGCCACGTGGTCCATGAGGGCGTGCCGGTGTTCCACCAGGGTGTTGTGGAGGTTCCCGAGCTGGGGTTCCAGTGATTTTTCGTTGCGCACGATCGCCCGGAGCAGCTGGCCCTTCAGCTGCTGCGCCGTGACGTTTCCGGAGAGCTGGAACAGGATGGACTCCAGCCCGAGCGACTCCAGATGCCCGGAGACCTCGTTGAGGCTGGCGCGGCGGTCGCCCACCACCAGGACAGTCTTGCCGGCGTCCACCAGGGCACCGATGGTGTTGATGGCCGTCTGGGTCTGCCCGGTGCCGGGCGGACTGCTGACCACCAGGGAGTCTCCGGTGCGGGCCGCGTCCACGACGTACTGCTGGTCAGTGTCCGCATCCAGCAGCAGCAGCTCGTCCTTGGGGTGCCTGTTGTCCAGGTGGGGGAAGCGGGAGGGGTCGGGTTCCTCAACGTCCACCAGTTCGCCGCCGGCAGCAGTTGCCAGCGCGGACACAAGGGGATGGGAGTCGTTGATCCAGGGATCGTCGAGGTTGCCGGAGAGGTCGGCGAACGTGGAAACGAGCAGGTTGTGCTGGGTTTCCGCGCCGTGGATGGGCCGGATCAGGGTGGCCAGCCGGTCCAGGACAGGCTGGGGGTCGAACCGGGCGGTGCTGTAGGCGAGGCGGGTCACGGCGTTGACGTCAAAGACGATCCCGTGGATGTTCTTCAGGTGCCGCACCAGGGCCGGGTTGATGTGCGCCTGCTCGGTGAGCTGCAGTTCGAAGTCGTCCT
Protein-coding regions in this window:
- a CDS encoding 5-formyltetrahydrofolate cyclo-ligase; translation: MLQETNAVKDGIRAAHRRRRAALTPAQLEAAGAALAVHGEAWAGTVTGKHASVACVYLGVGHEPPTLPLINALHRSGHQVLLPVCEEGRELSWVFWTPETSFERSKYAPILEPTGHRHGPETAGGAAVLFIPATAVDLAGNRIGQGGGYYDKFLGHLATAGKEIPLAAVIYDDELLPAGRIPAEKFDRPVPAVLAPSGYRPLAGNA
- a CDS encoding DUF4011 domain-containing protein, whose protein sequence is MPVWSRTSRASAEKKAEVSVGQGHPEGSEELRKWLSGLKPVTGADTMLRFTKTPEGSIDLTSAHPSGLAQLMAGRRTRLSTLIRDRQQYVVAARASRNIRSKIFELANDRGIDAGYLSAGTVVWTSAVGGKPQRVSAPVMLTAISLTVRPGEDDFELQLTEQAHINPALVRHLKNIHGIVFDVNAVTRLAYSTARFDPQPVLDRLATLIRPIHGAETQHNLLVSTFADLSGNLDDPWINDSHPLVSALATAAGGELVDVEEPDPSRFPHLDNRHPKDELLLLDADTDQQYVVDAARTGDSLVVSSPPGTGQTQTAINTIGALVDAGKTVLVVGDRRASLNEVSGHLESLGLESILFQLSGNVTAQQLKGQLLRAIVRNEKSLEPQLGNLHNTLVEHRHALMDHVASLHNVRERWGCSPYQAMQSLAELTSIHPAPATTVRLKRSVLDSIRDREELAGRLRRAAELGSFSKAATTSPWHGARLLTRKETEEAQDLVRSVAKSLPLLRDRMDAVAEHAEIRLGESFAEWGEQLELLVAVRGSLDKFTPDIFDRPVTDLISATAPSAWRRERGIELTAMQRSRLRRVAKEYVRPGVHIADLHSSLVLVQEQRALWAGYATTQRHPAVPSGLAEMIAMYRSLDGELAQLGEALRHTEGGGSLSTVPYARLMERLERLVADTDTLKTLPERTLLVENMREHGLGELLADLAEREVPEGSVAAELELAWWQSALEAMISGDDYLAMSDGDALRQLEAEYRLADNAHVASGAARLRWDLAERWRTAIAAQPRQADLLRSLLKDGRVSLPALTAQAPDLIGTLVPVWSVSPYLMTGLLPAEQHFDAVVILDAEATSLQAVLPAIARARQVIAFGDSRIATPRTFTVGVERLAPGESAHHRVESAFTALSAVLPVWRLNVVYRAVDEDLVLQLSKNFYDGGLRRLPEGQSATGLDRSLLVEYLPDGTGLPSAGDEGVESVVAEVNRVVELVFEHARLRPRTSLAVVTASLRHAARIGESIRLQLSNQPGLAGFFGAGPESFRVVDLERAQGLVRDHVIFSPGFGRTPHGRALHNFGPLSAEGGREKFALAMTRARRSMHVLTCFRPEDLDRTRLTHGAVDLYTLLDREISGNTDLGTPASRAAASEQALGADPLVADLGDRLRARGARVWHQYDGAIDVVAAADPLNTMGQDDPDLPRPVAIESDGTAQYRTMSVRERSRLRPQLLERLGWRYMPLWTIEVFTDPSSCADRIAGYLGLEKMVLPGRTASSTGFLDDDFNHALHGIDGAPAAGVSYLPSEAVSQGRRAQGTREAGATTREDRPGKDRPEEDMRQNENNTRNTNDLNRNDDLDKNGGSNRNDDLDKNGGANRSGAAAGTDRGAAPADSAAPVPSPGARPAAGGTDEILPSKAAEDDARSWGDREDDHDTWLKEQKPPHWG
- a CDS encoding RcpC/CpaB family pilus assembly protein, which codes for MPVLFRRRRDGLRFPGHVHAAGARNIPRRPGRRPLHSRFAGWLSRNRRLVAALLLCAAAAIAVQQLTPAPLTTVTALSAARDLPAGTTVTAADLAQVQVPPGMVTDGFLRDGSATAGKQLAAPLRKGQLLTDAQLLGPGLLAGTPPGSAAVPLQMADASSIQLVSPGQLVNIVLTSANGFDQKGPSEVLASAVPVLWTSNNGGQGGQWLGTTETDGLIVVAATAEQSLRLAGASTQGRLFFVLVGPP
- a CDS encoding FmdB family zinc ribbon protein — encoded protein: MPTYAYACKDCGHAFDIVQSFSDSSLTSCPECEGTLRKKFNSVGVVFKGSGFYRTDSRDSKGSSVSPAPAATPAATPAASAPAAAAAS
- the galU gene encoding UTP--glucose-1-phosphate uridylyltransferase GalU; the encoded protein is MNTSNPRVRKAVIPAAGLGTRFLPATKAMPKEMLPVVDKPAIQYVVEEAVHVGLHDILMITGRNKRALEDHFDRVPSLESTLEDKGDTEKLASIQAASQLGDIHYVRQGDPHGLGHAVLRAKQHVGDEAFAVLLGDDLIDARDELLSTMIDVQAKTGGSVVALIEVEPSEISAYGCADIQDIDGEDYVRVNRLVEKPSPEEAPSNLALIGRYVLHPAVFGVLEHTEPGRGGEIQLTDALQELASGDGEGHGVYGVVFRGRRYDTGDKLSYLKACIQLAIDSDDLGPGLREWLPGFTSDLSR
- a CDS encoding GNAT family protein, which encodes MRSGPIWPVTLECGDLVLRPIRYRDKNEWMEVRSRNSEWLQPWEASNPDPGGGLPDYRHMVRSLKVQAAQATALPFLITEWRPGLSSPAIVGQLTVSSIVWGSAMMATLGYWVDQARAGRGIAPTSVALVTDHCFRTLGLHRMEINIRPENGPSLRVVEKLGFRDEGYRPRFLHINGKWADHRSFALTAEEVPEGLLGPWLASRRS